The sequence TGGGATTTGCAAACAAACACCTCTACAATTGAGGTAAACACCCATTGGCTACTTTATTTTGTATCATGGGtgtaattgcaaatatcatcaTCAGAATCCTTTTATTCTTTCACTGAATTGAtttgataataaaatttgCACATTGATAACTTGGAAATAAACAAATGCGGCCCTATTTCCTTTTAGTTGACTACAATCTGGCTAGAGCAAAAAAAACTTGtctattttatatttcatactttttttgtttatctcTCTCATCACGTGATGAAAGATGGAGAAACATATGTATAAAACATGAGATATGCAGGGTTTTACTCCACTAGGAGGCTAGGCAGTATATAGATGTCTCTCAATGCAACCAATcttattcctttttttgtttcccactcaataaacaaaatttattctgatgcacacaaaataaataattttgttgtcactttattttccttcgacaatatttttttaatttaaaaataaaaaaagcagaTCATTTACATTATGTGGTGTAATTAACAAGCACACAAGCAGCCAACAGGCCCAACACCAATTAATTAACTGTAAATTCGAAATTAAAcaggaaaaattaaataatttaatttagaataTGAGGGAGATGCCACTGCTCAGCAAATCATCGGCTAAAACTTTGTTTGCAGCTTCCGAAGGATGAACACTATCCCAAAACACATACTCTGATGCATTGGCGCACGTGCCAATTGACTCGGCATTGCACAGTATTGATGTTTCTACCAGGCCTGTTCCACAACACGCCTTCCTTGCCTCAAAGAACCCTGTAAATTAATCacacaaattattattaaagttGTGTGGGCTCGTCTACTAACatttacacacacaaaaattggaaaatgaaGATTAGAAAAcgaatttgtatttttaagaTTTGAGAGTATATCTGACGATATTGTGTGAAAACAGTTTATGACAacgaaaacaataaaaataggCAAAGAGACTGTAATAAGGGGTTATAATGAGGGGTTAATtaatgagatatttagtgatatacccatttctagcactaatattataaataaaccctacacaattgaatttctataaacaaacccaaaaaaaacccaaaaaatgatagctagccttattgaatttaatattgattattaaattactttgatgccctattgagtgctttgggtatttttatgagattttggggttgggcttgttttaagaaattgatggcagttttgtaatttataagaagttaaaagcttttttgttatgttgtaaatgggctttgggtgtgtttctaaagttcattttatatagggtatttttataatttgggcccccatattgggtataatagtgaatctcccttaatTAATAGGCACCATGTCAATTGGAGAGCTATTATTGAACGATCAAATTGAACCCCTCAACACACCCCCTCATTGGAGAAGCTCCCATAAAAAAGGGCCTTGACGTACCATTTTCGGCAGGCTTTGTGACAAGGTTGTAGAGAGGTTGGTAGATATCAAAGATGACCAAAGTGAGACCAGAAAGTTGCTTTTGCAAGTTCTGAGATGTGGCATTGAGCTTGTTATTAAATGAGACAGCATCAATGTTAAATTTAGCCAAGCACTCATTGCTATCCGCCCCAAATATTGTGATGGCTGCTGGCAAGCATCCTAGTGGTGGCAATGTGGTCACTCCAATTTTCCTTGCTCCCAATACATATAGATTCTGTAACAAAGgcaatttaatttactttCTTGATGTTTAGTGTTTGCATAAATAAATGTCCCCTAAATGTAACCATACTAAAGTGTCACGAGACAGCGCATGCCACCTCAGTGCTATTATTAGTATAAGGCTTTCTGCAATCTCTTATGAAGCCCAGATTGACCCAGTAGTTTATTGATGTGGGACTTAGCACACCAACCTGGAGTGTTACATGCAATGAGAACCAATGTAATCTGGCCTTGGTTTAATCGgtcccaaaatcaaaattctgttatttttttctcaatggTGGCAGTGATATTTCTCTAATTCACAATGTTAGAAGAAGTGTCAAGTTCAAAATACCACCTCCTTGTTGATTCGAAACAAAATATGTAGGAAAAAGAATTGTGATCTACCTGAATAAATTTTGCATAAGATTGAATGAGAATGTCAGAGAACTGGTTGGCTGTGTAGACCTTGTAAAGAAGAGGATTAATGTAGTAGTTCTGAACAAAGTCACTGCTTCCAGCACTAACAAGGTAGATAGCACCAGATATGATTGATGTAAGATTGGCCTTTCCTGCAATTCCCACCACCTTGTTTTGATATTCCTTGTAGTTCTCCAGCTGCTGATTTAGTGAAATAGTATGCTGCAAAAACCCAACATTTATacaagaaaatttataaacatCATGCAATGTGTTTGTGTGAAAGAGAGATTTTTAACTAGCTAGTTAGCaatattgaaatatttttacatataaTTTTGCTGTAGAGTCATAATAACCAGAACCAGCTGAGGCAAAATTGGCACCAATCAAGAGGTTTTTTCCTGCAGCTTCTTTGCTAAGATACGCTGGTGGGTAGGAAGTAAAGCCAAGGTTTTCAGCTGTagccaaagaaaacaaagcaaacaagcaaaccaaacaaaacccaattaGAGGAACAAAAGATATTGTCTAAAAAGGAGAGTGAGAAATGCATGGTGTTTCTGAGATAAGTAGGTACCAGTGAAGTCTGAAGCAAGCTTTCCATTGCAGAACCTCCCAGTTGGCTTGTGGTTGGAAAAGTCTCTTCCATAAGGAGGGAAGTTGGCTTTGATTATGGTTTTGACATTGTTGTTATTACCAGCATCCACAACAGAGTCTCCAAATAGGAACAAGGCAGGAACCAAAGGCTGCCCATGAGCCAGAGAGAGTACCAtaatcaaaagagaaaaggaagcTAAGAAAGAGCACAAAGAGCCCATGCTTTTCAGAATCTTTTTGCAGAATTGagactcttttttctttgaccTTTTTGATTAGTCAGAAGTGAGACTTTGGTGAAGAAAGAATTCGAAGATGGGTTACTGATGAAGGGGGATATTTATAAAGAATTTGGAGAAGGGGCTATaaataaagtccaaattaAACTAGTGGGGGAAATCTAATCTAATACGGGTACAGaagtaaatgctcttaattacttgagctacaagctcctttcacaaatattttttattattagacCTTATGTAAAACAGCAATATTGCCTCAAGAAGAGATAAACCTTTAAAGAGAAATCTTTGACAGTGCATTGTAAGATTTCTTGGGTTACTTGCTAGTTAGGCAGAAATGCTAGACAGTAATGTAACTAGAGAACAAACATATGGACACCTACCACCAATATTTGATTGGGGAGAACTGAAAAACCAAATTTGCCCTCTTGACATTCATAATAGATCCACAACTTGATTGGGGCAAAAATGTCATTTAACTCCAGAATCAATAGTGgtgcaaaaaacaaaaagagggAGTGGTTCGTGGAGTGTCCTAATGAATTGTTCTTTGAGCTGTCATGGCTTCTAGTATACCTTTTAGCATACCCTTTTCCAAAGTGAGAAAACTTCAATGAATATTGGCACTTGAATTTAAGACACATATATTGCTGCAAGCAGTGCTGACAAGTTTTTTCCCCTTCAATAATTTTGTGTAGTGTGCCCTTACCAATTTCAATGGCAGTTCTACAATCACTGTCGAACCCTTAGAAAAATTTACTGCATACCTGAAACACAGCTGTTGAGACTTCCAGTTGCTCATTTATTGGTGGCACCTGCAATAGTTTCAGgtttttgttagttttttttttctcgttCCTCAAGATTTTCTGGTATATGGTAGAGTATTGAccttctgttttttcttttaacatTTAACTTCTTCTTATTGGTATGCTGTTAAGATAATATGATTAGTTTAATCATCACATGGTAATAGctacttttgaaaaagaaaagaaaaaaaggctCAGTTAGGTTTAGCTATACCTGAAAAGAGTTCTCAGCAAGCCATTAGGAGGCCTACTAAATTTCAGCCCATTGATAGGTAGCCTCCTACTAAATTTCAGCCCATTGATAGGTAATGTCTTCAAAATTTTGCAAACGACAATTGTATTATTATCCTTGATAGCTTCAGATAAGTTGCCACTTTCCAAGAACTATGATGGCCTATTTCCACAATTGCCTTAAGTCGCTattcttctaatgaaaatgtTTCAATCACAGCCTCATGCAACATCATGTACATCTCTTGCAGATCACATTTTAGAGGAGGCTCCCTGCGAATAAGGTAGCATTTGGAACACTGAGCTACCACGACGGATCCGGTTCGGTTCAGTTTTTCTCTCGAATTGGAATTAAAATAGAAACTTATATACAGTccaatttggtttggttaagtTTTTAGAGAAACTGTATAGAAGAATCGAATCAAATCAGAACTGGCCAAACCAGACTTATGCGATTCCGATTAGGTTCGGCCCTGTTTCTGGTTTGGaaatatcaaaatataaagatgtggagaaaaaataaataggaagaagagaaaaatatgtagaatagataaaataaaagagagatgTAAAAGAggtaaaataaaagagaaagaggtgAAGAGATAGTGAGGAAGagaaatataaagaaataGGTGGAAAAGAGATAAAGACAAAAGCGCGGCAAGAACGGGTATGGTtcacagaaaagaaaaaaaaaatttgggctaGAGTAGTTATTTAGTTGAGTATAACTAAGACATTTGGGTATTAATTGACCTAAAATATCTAGATATTACCTAAAGTTACTAATGTTTTATTTGAGTATTAATTAGGCTTATTAATAATTTTGGATATAAATGAATAAGTAAACTTAACGTAACCAGTTCAGTTCGATTTAAACtgatttttaaatacaaaaactgGAATCGGAACTAATAGAAAATGATCCGGTTCCCTTTTTTTTAGCATAGATTGACTTTTTTAGACAACACgatcttttttcaatttttttactttggggggggggggggaaggCGGGGGGGCTTGGCtaattttctacaaaaaaaGGATAGATGGTGAATCGAAAGTTAAGTACAAGTTTATAAGGCAAATCAGTAGTCGTTGGatcaaattaattagtttgatCAAACGGTTAAGAGATAGAatctcactatagaatgactcacCATTAGGCCTTTTTGGTCATGAGCTGTATATTTGAGAGCCCCATAGTAGTTGAGCCCCAAATAGAGACTCCATTGGAGATGACCTAAggcaatattttattttacttctATCTTGGATAAGAAAGACTTC comes from Prunus dulcis chromosome 6, ALMONDv2, whole genome shotgun sequence and encodes:
- the LOC117632109 gene encoding GDSL esterase/lipase At5g22810 isoform X2; this translates as MGSLCSFLASFSLLIMVLSLAHGQPLVPALFLFGDSVVDAGNNNNVKTIIKANFPPYGRDFSNHKPTGRFCNGKLASDFTAENLGFTSYPPAYLSKEAAGKNLLIGANFASAGSGYYDSTAKLYHTISLNQQLENYKEYQNKVVGIAGKANLTSIISGAIYLVSAGSSDFVQNYYINPLLYKNLYVLGARKIGVTTLPPLGCLPAAITIFGADSNECLAKFNIDAVSFNNKLNATSQNLQKQLSGLTLVIFDIYQPLYNLVTKPAENGFFEARKACCGTGLVETSILCNAESIGTCANASEYVFWDSVHPSEAANKVLADDLLSSGISLIF
- the LOC117632109 gene encoding GDSL esterase/lipase At5g22810 isoform X1, translated to MGSLCSFLASFSLLIMVLSLAHGQPLVPALFLFGDSVVDAGNNNNVKTIIKANFPPYGRDFSNHKPTGRFCNGKLASDFTAENLGFTSYPPAYLSKEAAGKNLLIGANFASAGSGYYDSTAKLYHTISLNQQLENYKEYQNKVVGIAGKANLTSIISGAIYLVSAGSSDFVQNYYINPLLYKVYTANQFSDILIQSYAKFIQNLYVLGARKIGVTTLPPLGCLPAAITIFGADSNECLAKFNIDAVSFNNKLNATSQNLQKQLSGLTLVIFDIYQPLYNLVTKPAENGFFEARKACCGTGLVETSILCNAESIGTCANASEYVFWDSVHPSEAANKVLADDLLSSGISLIF